A section of the Oryza sativa Japonica Group chromosome 1, ASM3414082v1 genome encodes:
- the LOC136355185 gene encoding uncharacterized protein, whose amino-acid sequence MEDLAATLMSSFSHRHSAPLYLFYNVASLPKHHAGRGGGGGGGGGGGGFEFATAAGGKQQGGVDDGEDGGGAGVRACSSDLSAAAFADELFREGALLRPLKLPPRLQTPSASAAASAATSPTAASKAASSSRSPFASRRSKHEGFDPFAAALEKVRRDVAAAAPIRRARSLSPLRGPAVAAAAHRKENNPYAAAVPARAVTASRPPWRRRRRGMKHLLCGAAMATRPHRGDGGGAPYRRGLLVCFGF is encoded by the coding sequence ATGGAAgacctcgccgccaccctcaTGTCGTCGTTCTCGCACCGGCACAGCGCGCCGCTCTACCTGTTCTACAACGTCGCAAGCTTGCCCAAGCAtcacgccggccgcggcggcggcggcggcggaggaggaggaggaggaggcttcGAGTTTGCTACGGCGGCGGGCGGTAAGCAGCAGGGAGGAGTTGATGAtggagaagacggcggcggcgccggggtgcGCGCGTGCTCCAGCGACTTGTCGGCCGCGGCGTTCGCCGACGAGCTGTTCCGGGAAGGCGCGCTGCTGCGCCCGCTGAAGCTGCCACCGCGCCTGCAGACGCCCTCGGCGTcggccgcggcctccgccgcgaCGTCGCCGACGGCAGCCAGcaaggcggcgtcgtcgtcgcggagCCCGTTCGCGAGCAGGAGGAGTAAGCACGAAGGCTTTGACCCGTTCGCCGCCGCGCTGGAGAAGGTACGCagggacgtcgccgccgccgcgcccatccGCCGCGCGCGGTCGCTCTCGCCGCTGCGTGGccccgcggtcgccgccgccgcgcaccgcaaagaaaacaacccgtacgccgcggcggtgcccgcgcgcgccgtcacggcgagccggccgccgtggcggaggaggaggaggggcatgAAGCACCTGCTGTGcggagcggcgatggcgacgcggcCGCACcggggggacggcggcggcgcgccataCCGGCGGGGACTCCTGGTTTGCTTTGGGTTTTAA